One Stenotrophomonas maltophilia DNA window includes the following coding sequences:
- a CDS encoding benzaldehyde dehydrogenase: MTASSPWLPDALWAGAFFDGHWQAAPQRHPVIEPATGQQLGEIGLADPAQVARSSAAAAQAQQAWAAAPYEQRADVLRKTARLAEENIDTLVEWLVRESGSTRLKAGFEAKVTIKALHEAAALPSRSTGEILPSEPGKLNLARRRPLGVVGVISPFNFPLYLAMRAVAPAIALGNAVVLKPDPRTAVCGGAVIARLFEQAGLPAGVLHVLPGDGAAGAALTSDPHVAMIQFTGSTAAGRKVGEAAGRHLKKVSLELGGKNSLIILDDADLDLAVANTAWGVYLHQGQICMATGRVLVHRKIHDTFLQKLVAKANALKVGDPAREDVAIGPLINAGQRDHAVRVVEQAVQAGATLEAGGTHRDLFFAPTVLGNVAADNPAFSEEIFAPVAVVVPFDDDDEAVRLANDSEYGLSMAIVSSNVGRALKIGERLRTGLLHINDQTVNDEVINPFGGVGASGNGTSIGGPANGEEFTQWQWLTVKGEAPAYPI, translated from the coding sequence ATGACTGCATCTTCCCCGTGGCTGCCGGACGCCCTCTGGGCCGGCGCCTTCTTTGATGGCCACTGGCAGGCTGCCCCACAACGGCACCCGGTGATTGAACCGGCCACCGGCCAGCAGCTCGGCGAGATCGGCCTGGCCGACCCGGCGCAGGTCGCGCGTTCGTCCGCCGCCGCCGCGCAGGCCCAGCAGGCGTGGGCGGCGGCGCCCTATGAACAGCGTGCCGACGTGCTGCGCAAAACTGCGCGTCTGGCCGAAGAAAACATCGACACCCTGGTCGAGTGGCTGGTGCGCGAAAGCGGTTCGACCCGCCTGAAGGCCGGCTTCGAAGCCAAGGTGACCATCAAGGCACTGCATGAAGCTGCGGCGCTGCCGTCGCGCAGCACGGGTGAGATTCTGCCATCCGAACCGGGCAAGCTGAACCTGGCGCGGCGCCGCCCGCTGGGCGTGGTCGGGGTCATCTCGCCGTTCAATTTCCCGCTCTACCTGGCGATGCGCGCGGTGGCCCCGGCGATTGCGCTGGGCAACGCCGTGGTCCTCAAGCCGGACCCGCGTACGGCGGTATGTGGCGGCGCGGTGATCGCACGCTTGTTCGAGCAGGCGGGCCTGCCGGCAGGCGTGCTGCACGTGCTGCCCGGCGATGGCGCGGCTGGGGCCGCACTGACCAGTGACCCGCACGTGGCGATGATCCAGTTCACCGGTTCCACCGCCGCTGGCCGCAAGGTCGGAGAGGCGGCCGGCAGGCATCTGAAGAAGGTCTCGCTGGAACTGGGCGGCAAGAATTCGTTGATCATCCTTGATGATGCAGACCTGGACCTGGCAGTGGCCAACACCGCGTGGGGCGTCTACCTGCACCAGGGCCAGATCTGCATGGCGACCGGCCGCGTGCTGGTGCACCGGAAGATCCACGACACGTTCCTGCAGAAACTGGTGGCCAAGGCCAACGCGCTGAAGGTGGGCGACCCGGCACGTGAGGACGTGGCGATCGGCCCGCTGATCAATGCCGGCCAGCGCGACCATGCCGTACGCGTGGTCGAGCAGGCCGTGCAGGCCGGTGCCACGCTGGAAGCGGGAGGCACGCATCGGGACCTGTTCTTCGCACCCACCGTGCTCGGCAATGTTGCGGCCGACAATCCGGCCTTCAGCGAGGAAATCTTCGCGCCGGTGGCGGTGGTGGTGCCGTTCGACGATGACGACGAAGCCGTGCGCCTGGCCAACGACAGCGAGTACGGGCTGTCGATGGCGATCGTGTCCAGCAACGTCGGCCGCGCGCTGAAGATCGGCGAGCGCCTGCGCACCGGCCTGCTGCACATCAACGACCAGACGGTGAACGACGAAGTGATCAATCCCTTCGGCGGCGTCGGTGCATCCGGCAACGGCACCAGCATCGGTGGCCCCGCCAACGGCGAGGAGTTCACCCAGTGGCAGTGGTTGACCGTCAAGGGCGAAGCGCCCGCTTACCCGATCTGA
- a CDS encoding DUF1415 domain-containing protein → MTDSHLPTDDPIAATRLWLERIVIGLNLCPFAKAVYVKDQVRIVLSDATTPEALVEQLAEELVLLRDTPAEQIDTTLIVHPQVLTDFLDYNDFLDNADAAIEALDLQGILQVASFHPDYQFDGVAADDASNYTNRAPFPTLHLLREDSVARAVDVYPDPDVIVERNIQTLDRIGVDGWHRRLRGEDLT, encoded by the coding sequence ATGACCGATTCCCACCTGCCCACCGATGACCCGATCGCCGCCACCCGCCTGTGGCTGGAGCGCATCGTCATCGGCCTGAACCTGTGCCCGTTCGCCAAGGCGGTGTACGTGAAGGACCAGGTCCGCATCGTGCTCAGCGATGCGACCACGCCGGAAGCGCTGGTTGAACAGCTGGCCGAGGAGCTGGTGCTGCTGCGCGATACCCCGGCCGAGCAGATCGACACCACGCTGATCGTGCATCCGCAGGTGCTGACCGATTTCCTCGACTACAACGATTTCCTCGACAACGCCGACGCGGCCATCGAAGCGCTGGACCTGCAGGGCATCCTGCAGGTGGCCAGCTTCCATCCGGACTACCAGTTCGATGGCGTGGCCGCAGACGATGCCAGCAACTACACCAACCGCGCGCCCTTCCCCACCCTGCACCTGCTGCGCGAAGACAGCGTGGCGCGCGCGGTGGATGTCTATCCGGACCCGGACGTGATCGTCGAGCGCAACATCCAGACCCTGGACCGCATCGGTGTGGACGGCTGGCACCGTCGCCTGCGCGGCGAAGACCTGACGTGA
- a CDS encoding SDR family oxidoreductase: protein MSTVPPIAAWPAAPLSGKVVLVTGGANGIGRGIAQAVLGAGGRVLIGDLDVEAGQACLDEWQRGEDAAFQRLDITDEASVRDFIAVAQQRFGRIDGLVNNAGIAGPHGTLLQDMDWDEWQRRLSSLHGAFLCSKHALPALTASTAGAIINIASTRAWQSEAHSEAYAAAKGGLVAFTHALAISSGPAVRVNSISPGWIGTTAWRAPSRRHAPEYSTIDHAQHPVGRVGRPEDIGALAVYLLSSLSGFTTGQDFIVDGGMTRKMIYAE, encoded by the coding sequence GTGAGCACGGTGCCGCCGATTGCCGCATGGCCGGCCGCGCCGCTGTCGGGCAAGGTCGTGCTGGTCACCGGCGGTGCCAACGGCATCGGCCGCGGTATTGCCCAGGCCGTACTTGGTGCCGGTGGACGCGTGCTGATCGGCGATCTGGACGTCGAAGCCGGCCAGGCCTGTCTGGACGAATGGCAGCGCGGTGAGGATGCCGCGTTCCAGCGCCTGGACATCACCGACGAAGCCAGCGTGCGCGACTTCATCGCCGTGGCCCAGCAGCGTTTCGGCCGCATCGACGGGCTGGTCAACAACGCGGGGATCGCCGGCCCGCACGGCACGCTGCTGCAGGACATGGACTGGGACGAGTGGCAGCGCCGGCTGTCCTCGCTGCACGGCGCCTTCCTGTGCAGCAAGCACGCGCTGCCAGCGCTGACCGCCAGCACTGCGGGCGCGATCATCAACATCGCCTCCACCCGCGCCTGGCAATCCGAAGCGCACAGCGAGGCCTATGCAGCGGCCAAGGGCGGGCTGGTGGCCTTCACCCATGCGCTGGCGATCAGCAGCGGCCCGGCGGTGCGGGTGAACAGCATCAGTCCCGGCTGGATCGGCACCACTGCGTGGCGGGCACCCTCACGGCGCCATGCGCCGGAATACTCGACCATCGACCACGCACAGCATCCGGTCGGCCGGGTCGGCCGCCCCGAAGACATCGGTGCACTGGCGGTGTACCTGCTGTCGTCGCTGTCCGGTTTCACCACCGGCCAGGACTTCATCGTGGACGGCGGCATGACCCGGAAGATGATCTACGCCGAATAG
- a CDS encoding M3 family metallopeptidase produces the protein MTVANPLLDFSGLPRFEAIRPEHVAPALDVLLAEAEAAVSAAEQVQPVRWETFVAPLDDATERLWRAWGLVGHLQGVVNTPELREAYNSNLPRVTRFASALSQNLALYRQYQALATSAEAARFDEARRKVLDNTLRDFRLGGAELAPEAQQRFAAIKEELSALSAKFSQNVLDATDAWSLIIEDEARLKGLPEDVKAAAHVAAQKDGKAGWKLTLQMPCYLPVQTWGEDRDLREILYRASAQRASEFGDDALDNSGNIDRILALRAELAALLGFGSYGDYSVATKMAQDPGEVLGFLRDLAARAKPFAARDRAELEQFAREQLGIDSLQAWDLAFAADRLKQARYSYSEQEVKQYFTEPKVLGGLFSVIEQLYGLRVQEDSAPVWHEDVRFFRLVDAQGALVGQFYLDLYAREGKRGGAWMDDCRNRRERADGSVQTPLVYLVCNFGRGANGKPATFSHNEVTTLFHEMGHGLHQLLTRIGELGVAGINGVEWDAVELPSQFMENFCWEWDHLQGMTAHVETGEPLPRALYERMLAARNFHSGMATVRQLEFGLFDMLLHSQFEPAQDSVLALLDRVRAEVAVNHPPVWNRFPHQFSHIFAGGYAAGYYSYKWAEVLSADAYAAFEEAPQALAETGARFRDEILSRGGSRPAAENFRAFRGRAPQIDALLRHSGMA, from the coding sequence GTGACCGTTGCCAACCCCCTGCTCGATTTTTCCGGCCTGCCGCGCTTCGAGGCCATCCGCCCCGAGCACGTGGCGCCGGCGCTGGACGTGCTGCTGGCCGAGGCCGAAGCCGCCGTCAGCGCGGCCGAGCAGGTGCAGCCGGTGCGCTGGGAGACCTTCGTTGCCCCGCTGGACGATGCCACCGAGCGGCTGTGGCGCGCCTGGGGCCTGGTCGGCCACCTGCAGGGCGTGGTCAACACCCCGGAACTGCGTGAGGCCTACAACAGCAACCTGCCGCGGGTGACCCGCTTCGCCAGCGCGCTCAGCCAGAACCTGGCGTTGTACCGGCAGTACCAGGCACTGGCCACCAGCGCCGAGGCGGCACGCTTCGACGAGGCCCGGCGCAAGGTGCTGGACAACACCCTGCGCGATTTCCGCCTGGGGGGTGCCGAGCTGGCGCCAGAGGCGCAGCAGCGCTTTGCTGCGATCAAGGAAGAACTGTCGGCGCTGTCGGCGAAGTTCTCGCAGAACGTGCTCGATGCCACCGACGCGTGGTCGCTGATCATCGAGGACGAAGCGCGACTGAAGGGCCTGCCGGAGGATGTGAAGGCCGCTGCGCATGTCGCAGCACAGAAGGACGGCAAGGCCGGCTGGAAACTGACCCTGCAGATGCCGTGCTACCTGCCGGTGCAGACCTGGGGCGAGGACCGCGACCTGCGCGAGATCCTGTATCGCGCCAGTGCACAGCGTGCGTCCGAGTTTGGCGACGACGCGCTGGACAACAGCGGCAACATCGACCGCATCCTGGCCCTGCGCGCGGAACTGGCCGCGCTGCTCGGCTTCGGTTCGTATGGTGATTACTCGGTGGCGACCAAGATGGCGCAGGACCCGGGCGAAGTGCTCGGTTTCCTGCGTGACCTGGCCGCGCGCGCCAAGCCGTTCGCCGCCAGGGATCGCGCCGAGCTGGAGCAGTTCGCACGCGAACAGCTCGGCATCGACAGCCTGCAGGCCTGGGACCTGGCATTCGCGGCCGACCGCCTCAAGCAGGCGCGCTACAGCTATTCCGAGCAGGAAGTGAAGCAGTATTTCACCGAGCCGAAGGTGCTGGGTGGCCTGTTCTCGGTGATCGAACAGCTGTACGGCCTGCGCGTGCAGGAAGACAGCGCTCCGGTCTGGCACGAGGACGTGCGCTTCTTCCGGCTGGTCGATGCGCAGGGCGCGCTGGTTGGCCAGTTCTACCTGGATCTGTATGCGCGCGAAGGCAAGCGCGGTGGCGCGTGGATGGATGATTGCCGCAACCGTCGCGAGCGTGCCGACGGCAGCGTGCAGACGCCGCTGGTCTACCTGGTGTGCAACTTCGGCCGTGGTGCCAATGGCAAGCCGGCGACCTTCAGCCACAATGAAGTGACCACCCTGTTCCATGAAATGGGCCACGGCCTGCATCAGCTGCTGACCCGCATCGGCGAACTGGGCGTGGCCGGCATCAACGGCGTCGAATGGGACGCGGTGGAGCTGCCCAGCCAGTTCATGGAGAACTTCTGCTGGGAATGGGACCACTTGCAGGGCATGACCGCGCATGTGGAAACGGGTGAGCCGCTGCCGCGCGCGCTGTACGAGCGCATGCTGGCCGCACGCAACTTCCATAGCGGCATGGCCACCGTTCGCCAGCTGGAGTTCGGTCTGTTCGACATGCTGCTGCACAGCCAGTTCGAGCCGGCGCAGGACAGCGTTCTGGCACTGCTCGATCGCGTGCGCGCGGAAGTGGCGGTGAACCACCCGCCGGTCTGGAACCGCTTCCCGCACCAGTTCAGCCACATCTTCGCCGGCGGTTACGCGGCCGGTTACTACAGCTACAAGTGGGCCGAGGTGCTGAGCGCCGATGCCTACGCCGCCTTCGAGGAAGCACCGCAGGCACTGGCTGAAACCGGTGCACGCTTCCGTGATGAGATCCTGTCGCGTGGTGGCAGCCGTCCGGCGGCGGAGAACTTCAGGGCCTTCCGAGGCCGCGCACCGCAGATCGATGCGCTGCTGCGCCACTCGGGCATGGCGTAA
- a CDS encoding PLP-dependent cysteine synthase family protein, protein MSQREWVAAAIRKIEADFNRSADTHLIPLALPGFAGIDVYLKDESSHPTGSLKHRLARSLFLYALTNGWLREGRPVIEASSGSTAVSEAYFARLLGLPFIAVIPATTSPEKIAAIEFHGGRCHLVERACDLNCDSEKLARETGGHFMDQFTYAERATDWRANNNIAESIFKQMAEEPSPVPEWIVCSPGTGGTAATLGRYVSYRRHDTRILCADPEVSVFFDGYQAAVAGEQDWRGLTCSGGSRVEGIGRPRVEPSFIPTSVDAMVKVPDALSLAAMRHVSRQLGRRVGGSTGTNFIGVLQAAQWMREAGHQGSIVSILCDSGERYAQSYYDPAWYARQGIDVDGADAQLAAAVAGQGLPELPWCSLEAL, encoded by the coding sequence ATGTCGCAGCGTGAATGGGTGGCCGCCGCCATCCGCAAGATCGAAGCCGATTTCAACCGTTCCGCCGATACCCACCTGATCCCGCTGGCGCTACCCGGGTTCGCGGGCATCGATGTGTACCTGAAGGATGAGTCAAGCCATCCCACCGGCAGCCTCAAGCACCGGCTGGCGCGCTCGCTGTTCCTGTACGCGCTGACCAACGGCTGGTTGCGCGAAGGGCGACCGGTGATCGAGGCCTCCAGTGGCTCGACTGCGGTGTCCGAAGCTTACTTCGCGCGCCTGCTCGGTCTGCCGTTCATCGCGGTGATCCCGGCCACGACCTCGCCGGAAAAGATCGCCGCGATCGAGTTCCACGGGGGGCGCTGCCACCTGGTCGAGCGTGCCTGCGATCTCAACTGTGATTCGGAAAAGCTGGCCCGCGAAACCGGCGGCCACTTCATGGACCAGTTCACCTATGCCGAGCGCGCTACCGACTGGCGTGCCAACAACAACATCGCCGAATCCATCTTCAAGCAGATGGCCGAAGAGCCCAGCCCGGTTCCGGAGTGGATCGTGTGCAGCCCCGGTACCGGCGGTACCGCCGCCACGCTGGGGCGTTATGTCAGCTACCGCCGGCATGACACCCGCATTCTCTGCGCGGACCCGGAAGTGTCGGTGTTCTTCGACGGTTACCAGGCCGCCGTGGCTGGTGAGCAGGACTGGCGTGGCCTGACCTGCAGCGGCGGTTCGCGCGTGGAAGGCATCGGCCGACCGCGGGTGGAACCGAGCTTCATTCCGACCAGTGTGGATGCGATGGTGAAGGTGCCCGATGCACTGAGCCTGGCCGCGATGCGCCATGTCAGTCGCCAGCTCGGTCGTCGCGTGGGTGGCTCCACCGGCACCAATTTCATCGGCGTGCTGCAGGCCGCGCAGTGGATGCGTGAGGCCGGCCACCAGGGCAGCATCGTCAGCATCCTGTGCGACAGCGGCGAGCGCTACGCGCAGAGCTATTACGACCCGGCGTGGTATGCGCGCCAGGGCATCGATGTCGACGGCGCCGATGCGCAGCTGGCGGCGGCAGTGGCCGGGCAGGGGCTGCCGGAACTGCCGTGGTGCAGCCTGGAAGCGTTGTAA
- the gloA gene encoding lactoylglutathione lyase has product MTVPALRDVPGVAAQAPAETTGFVFNHTMLRVKDITASLDFYTRVLGYQLIDKRDFPDAQFSLYFLAYVPAGAVVPEDDAQRRVWMAGLPGVLELTHNHGTESQDGAVYHDGNSDPRGFGHICVSVPDIEAACQRFEDLGVTFQKRLTDGRMKNLAFIKDPDGYWVEIIANV; this is encoded by the coding sequence ATGACCGTTCCCGCCCTGCGCGATGTCCCCGGCGTCGCCGCCCAGGCTCCGGCCGAAACCACCGGCTTCGTGTTCAACCACACCATGCTACGGGTCAAGGACATCACCGCTTCGCTGGACTTCTACACCCGCGTGCTCGGCTACCAGCTGATCGACAAGCGCGATTTCCCGGATGCCCAGTTCAGCCTGTACTTCCTGGCCTACGTGCCGGCCGGCGCGGTGGTGCCGGAAGACGATGCCCAGCGCCGCGTGTGGATGGCCGGCCTGCCGGGCGTGCTGGAACTGACCCACAACCACGGCACCGAAAGCCAGGACGGCGCGGTCTACCACGACGGCAACAGCGACCCGCGCGGCTTCGGCCACATCTGCGTGTCGGTGCCGGATATCGAGGCCGCCTGCCAGCGCTTCGAGGACCTGGGCGTGACCTTCCAGAAGCGCCTGACCGACGGCCGCATGAAGAACCTGGCCTTCATCAAGGACCCGGACGGCTACTGGGTCGAAATCATCGCCAACGTCTGA
- a CDS encoding VOC family protein, producing the protein METMELHRGRLIDHLQLVVRDLAASRRFYQAVFDTIGIPIAGEGDDYFWADELFISSASSEAAAGQLTGRHHLAFQARDSATVDAFHTAAIAAGGKDNGAPGERPYHPGYYGAFVLDPDGNNIEVVYHGPANYSADSVKVTF; encoded by the coding sequence ATGGAAACGATGGAACTGCACCGCGGGCGACTGATCGACCACCTCCAGCTGGTCGTACGCGACCTGGCCGCCAGCCGGCGCTTCTACCAGGCGGTGTTCGATACGATCGGCATCCCGATCGCCGGCGAAGGCGATGATTACTTCTGGGCCGACGAGCTGTTCATTTCCAGCGCCAGCAGCGAAGCCGCCGCCGGCCAGCTGACCGGCCGCCACCACCTGGCGTTCCAGGCGCGCGACAGCGCCACCGTCGATGCCTTCCACACGGCGGCCATCGCCGCCGGAGGCAAGGACAACGGCGCACCCGGCGAGCGCCCCTACCATCCCGGTTACTACGGCGCCTTCGTGCTCGATCCGGATGGCAACAACATTGAAGTGGTCTATCACGGCCCGGCGAACTACAGCGCCGATTCGGTGAAGGTCACTTTCTGA
- a CDS encoding CBS domain-containing protein, with protein sequence MNVRELLQSKKEAVITIDAEDTIGAAAHKMSANRIAALVVMKDDAPVGIISEKDIVRTLADDGPQAGRRVISSVPSTGLEGIAPEATLKQAMSLMTYSRRRHLMVTDGTRLVGILSLGDIVKNLLGELELEKAVLQDIYMAAH encoded by the coding sequence ATGAACGTCCGCGAACTCCTGCAATCCAAGAAAGAAGCTGTCATCACCATCGACGCCGAAGACACCATCGGTGCCGCCGCCCACAAGATGAGCGCGAACAGGATCGCTGCGCTGGTGGTGATGAAGGACGATGCCCCGGTCGGCATCATTTCCGAGAAGGACATCGTGCGTACCCTGGCCGACGACGGCCCGCAGGCCGGCCGCCGGGTGATCTCCAGCGTGCCGTCCACCGGTCTGGAAGGCATTGCGCCGGAAGCGACCCTGAAGCAGGCCATGTCGTTGATGACGTACTCGCGGCGCCGTCATCTGATGGTCACCGACGGCACCCGCCTGGTCGGCATCCTCAGCCTGGGCGATATCGTGAAGAACCTGCTGGGCGAGCTGGAACTGGAAAAGGCCGTGCTGCAGGACATCTACATGGCGGCCCACTGA
- the glmS gene encoding glutamine--fructose-6-phosphate transaminase (isomerizing), protein MCGIVGAIADRDVVPVLIEGLKRLEYRGYDSSGIAVIDHAERPEVRRVRRTGRVSEMATAAEAEGFNAVLGIGHTRWATHGGVTEANAHPHISQGVALVHNGIIENHEEQREKLRAMGYTFESQTDTEVIAHLIHHHLKGGDDLLVALQHTVKELTGAYALAVVSRAEPERFVCARMGCPLLIGLGEGENFVASDVSAVISATRKVIFLEEGDTAEIRRDGVRIFDEHDQPIERDVHLSDVSLASLELGPYRHFMQKEIHEQPRALGDTIEAAIDAGGFPAELFGKNAEAVLSGIEGVQIIACGTSYYSGLTARYWIEAIAGLPCSVEIASEYRYRAAYANPKHLIVTISQSGETLDTMEALKYAKSLGHKHTLSICNVPESAIPRASELVCYTRAGAEIGVASTKAFTTQLAALFQLTVVLGKLHGRIDAAQEADYLEQLRFLPGSVQHALNMEPQIAAWAERFARKSSALFLGRGLHYPIALEGALKLKEISYIHAEAYPAGELKHGPLALVDEDMPVVVIAPNDSLLEKVKSNMQEVRARGGELFVFADQDSNFNESEGVHVIRTPRHAGVLSPIVHTIPVQLLAYHTALARGTDVDKPRNLAKSVTVE, encoded by the coding sequence ATGTGTGGAATCGTGGGTGCAATCGCCGATCGTGACGTGGTGCCGGTGCTGATCGAAGGCCTGAAGCGGCTTGAGTACCGTGGTTACGACTCCTCGGGCATTGCGGTGATCGACCATGCCGAGCGCCCCGAAGTACGTCGCGTCCGTCGTACCGGCCGCGTGTCGGAAATGGCGACGGCAGCCGAAGCCGAAGGCTTCAATGCAGTGCTGGGCATCGGCCACACCCGCTGGGCCACCCATGGGGGCGTCACCGAGGCCAACGCGCATCCGCACATCAGCCAGGGCGTGGCGCTGGTGCACAACGGCATCATCGAGAATCACGAAGAGCAGCGCGAGAAGCTGCGCGCGATGGGCTACACGTTCGAGTCCCAGACCGATACCGAAGTCATCGCGCACCTGATCCACCATCACCTCAAGGGCGGCGACGACCTGCTGGTGGCGTTGCAGCACACGGTGAAGGAGCTGACCGGAGCCTATGCGCTGGCCGTGGTCAGCCGCGCCGAGCCGGAGCGCTTCGTCTGCGCGCGCATGGGCTGCCCGCTGCTGATCGGCCTGGGCGAGGGCGAGAACTTCGTCGCCTCCGACGTCTCGGCGGTGATCTCGGCCACCCGCAAGGTGATCTTCCTGGAAGAAGGCGACACTGCCGAGATCCGTCGCGATGGTGTGCGCATCTTCGACGAGCATGACCAGCCGATCGAGCGCGATGTGCATCTGTCCGATGTGTCGCTGGCGTCGCTGGAGCTGGGTCCGTACCGCCACTTCATGCAGAAGGAAATCCACGAGCAGCCGCGCGCGCTGGGCGACACCATCGAGGCGGCGATCGACGCCGGTGGTTTCCCGGCCGAGCTGTTCGGCAAGAATGCCGAAGCCGTGCTGTCGGGCATCGAGGGCGTGCAGATCATCGCCTGCGGCACCAGCTACTACTCGGGCCTGACCGCGCGTTACTGGATCGAGGCTATCGCCGGCCTGCCGTGCAGCGTGGAGATTGCCAGCGAGTACCGCTACCGCGCCGCCTATGCGAACCCGAAGCACCTGATCGTCACCATTTCCCAGTCCGGCGAAACGCTGGATACGATGGAGGCGCTGAAGTACGCCAAGTCGCTGGGCCACAAGCACACGCTGTCGATCTGCAACGTGCCGGAGAGTGCGATCCCGCGCGCCAGCGAACTGGTCTGCTACACCCGCGCCGGCGCCGAGATCGGCGTGGCGTCGACCAAGGCCTTCACCACCCAGCTGGCCGCACTGTTCCAGCTGACCGTGGTGCTGGGCAAGCTGCATGGCCGCATCGATGCGGCACAGGAAGCGGACTACCTGGAGCAGCTGCGCTTCCTGCCGGGCAGCGTGCAGCACGCGCTGAACATGGAGCCGCAGATCGCCGCCTGGGCCGAGCGTTTCGCGCGCAAGAGCAGTGCGCTGTTCCTGGGTCGTGGTCTGCATTACCCGATCGCGCTGGAAGGCGCGCTCAAGCTCAAGGAAATTTCCTATATCCACGCCGAGGCCTACCCGGCAGGCGAGCTGAAGCACGGCCCGCTGGCGTTGGTGGACGAGGACATGCCGGTGGTGGTGATCGCCCCCAACGACAGCCTGCTGGAGAAGGTGAAGTCGAACATGCAGGAAGTGCGCGCCCGAGGTGGCGAGCTGTTCGTGTTCGCTGACCAGGACAGCAACTTCAACGAGTCCGAAGGCGTGCACGTGATCCGTACGCCGCGCCATGCCGGCGTGCTCAGCCCGATCGTGCACACCATTCCGGTGCAGCTGCTGGCCTACCACACCGCACTGGCACGCGGCACCGACGTGGACAAGCCGCGCAACCTGGCCAAGAGCGTGACGGTGGAGTAA
- a CDS encoding efflux RND transporter periplasmic adaptor subunit → MIRDTSAQDQIVSSAPAGATRANWQRYRWPAVGAIMLLAGIGWAVHAWSNASRSFDSSRVRIAEVKRGDLVRDIAADGRVIAANSPILYAISAGTVDLKVVAGDVVKKGQELAIIDSPELRSKLAQEQATLAGLEAEASRAALDATLARAKSRKETDQATIERQAADRDLQRYQRGYDGGAVPQIDLAKAKDSLKKADITLANATTDARLQSQGADLDARNKRLLADRQKAVVAEVQRQVDALTLRAPFDGQVGQVQAVQSTNLAANAPVLGVVDLSKFEVEIKVPESFARDLAIGMPAQLTGGNGQPFPGEISAVSPEVVNGEVNARVRFASAQPEGLRQSQRMSVRVLLDTRKDVLKVERGPFVEQGNGMAYVMDGRTAVRRPVELGVSSLGEVEIKSGVQPGDRIVVSGSDLFKDAERVFVN, encoded by the coding sequence ATGATCCGCGACACTTCCGCACAGGACCAGATCGTTTCCTCCGCCCCGGCCGGCGCCACCCGCGCCAACTGGCAGCGTTACCGCTGGCCGGCAGTGGGCGCCATCATGCTGCTGGCCGGCATCGGCTGGGCCGTGCACGCCTGGTCCAACGCCAGCCGCTCCTTCGACAGCAGCCGCGTGCGCATCGCCGAAGTGAAGCGTGGCGACCTGGTCCGCGACATCGCCGCCGACGGCCGGGTGATCGCCGCCAACAGCCCGATCCTGTACGCCATCTCGGCCGGCACCGTGGACCTGAAAGTGGTCGCCGGCGACGTGGTCAAGAAGGGCCAGGAGCTGGCCATCATCGACAGCCCGGAACTGCGCAGCAAGCTCGCCCAGGAACAGGCCACCCTGGCCGGCCTGGAAGCCGAGGCCAGCCGCGCCGCGCTGGACGCTACCCTGGCCCGCGCCAAGTCGCGCAAGGAAACCGACCAGGCCACCATCGAGCGCCAGGCCGCGGACCGCGACCTGCAGCGCTACCAGCGTGGCTACGACGGCGGCGCAGTGCCACAGATCGACCTGGCCAAGGCCAAGGACTCGCTGAAGAAGGCTGACATCACCCTGGCCAACGCCACCACCGATGCCCGCCTGCAGAGCCAGGGCGCCGACCTGGACGCCCGCAACAAGCGTCTGCTGGCCGACCGCCAGAAGGCCGTGGTGGCTGAAGTGCAGCGCCAGGTCGATGCGCTGACCCTGCGCGCACCCTTCGACGGCCAGGTCGGCCAGGTGCAGGCCGTCCAGTCCACCAACCTGGCCGCCAATGCCCCGGTGCTGGGCGTGGTCGACCTGTCCAAGTTCGAGGTCGAGATCAAGGTGCCGGAAAGCTTCGCCCGCGATCTGGCGATCGGCATGCCCGCACAGCTGACCGGTGGCAACGGCCAGCCGTTCCCGGGCGAGATCAGCGCGGTGTCGCCGGAAGTGGTCAACGGCGAGGTCAATGCCCGCGTGCGCTTCGCCAGCGCGCAGCCGGAAGGCCTGCGCCAGAGCCAGCGGATGTCGGTGCGCGTGCTGCTCGATACCCGCAAGGACGTGCTGAAGGTCGAGCGTGGTCCGTTCGTCGAACAGGGCAACGGCATGGCCTACGTGATGGACGGCCGTACCGCGGTGCGGCGTCCGGTGGAACTGGGCGTCAGCAGCCTGGGCGAAGTGGAAATCAAGTCGGGTGTGCAGCCGGGCGACCGCATCGTGGTCTCCGGCAGCGACCTGTTCAAGGACGCCGAACGCGTCTTCGTCAACTGA